A window of the Lolium perenne isolate Kyuss_39 chromosome 7, Kyuss_2.0, whole genome shotgun sequence genome harbors these coding sequences:
- the LOC127312532 gene encoding uncharacterized protein, with the protein MSSLPKLSMMVVVLLLASLPMVVVSSPSVHPSDPADTSDAAPEPERIGHLHLEGRGSDKITVALHGDNLHVPRFATHDGAWHAWAADEHHGLTPMSPEDDKDDDGYYASVVSGQKRLKDLRRRVGKESLLDDLFQLARDTARTMDDRSRVISLIMGGRHGEPADIWKTMSCAVLISEQNGGAWRSKEAMQLRSMGFFTKEDVLKQLGVIAWPSDCSEPITLKRDSL; encoded by the exons ATGTCGTCTCTTCCAAAGCTTTCGATGATGGTAGTGGTGCTCCTACTGGCCAGCCTCCCGATGGTGGTGGTGTCTAGCCCTAGCGTGCATCCTTCTGATCCGGCCGA TACCAGCGACGCCGCACCGGAGCCGGAGCGTATTGGCCACCTTCACCTGGAAGGGCGCGGCTCCGACAAGATCACCGTCGCCCTGCATGGCGACAACCTTCACGTCCCCCGGTTCGCCACCCACGACGGAGCCTGGCACGCCTGGGCGGCCGACGAGCACCACGGCCTGACGCCGATGAGCCCCGAAGACGACAAGGACGACGACGGCTACTACGCCAGCGTGGTCAGCGGCCAGAAGCGCCTCAAGGACCTCCGCCGCCGCGTGGGCAAGGAGTCGCTCCTGGACGACTTGTTCCAGCTCGCGCGGGACACGGCAAGGACGATGGACGACAGATCGAGGGTCATCTCCCTGATCATGGGCGGGCGCCACGGGGAGCCCGCCGACATCTGGAAGACCATGTCCTGTGCGGTCCTCATCTCGGAGCAGAACGGCGGCGCCTGGCGGAGCAAGGAGGCGATGCAGCTGCGGTCCATGGGCTTCTTCACCAAGGAGGACGTCCTTAAGCAGCTCGGCGTCATCGCCTGGCCTAGCGACTGCAGCGAGCCCATCACTCTGAAAAGGGACTCCCTCTGA
- the LOC127312533 gene encoding lipid transfer protein EARLI 1-like → MAASKTTSSIAVVAVVVALLCLGARPAEACNGHPCPSPAGKCPVNAVKLAVCADVLDGLIHVVLGPQPPKQPCCSLISGLVDLDAAACVCLAINANVLGINLDIDVDLTLLLNYCGCKVPKGFTCA, encoded by the coding sequence ATGGCGGCATCCAAGACGACGAGCAGCATCGCCGTAGTGGCGGTGGTCGTGGCCCTGCTGTGCCTGGGCGCGCGGCCGGCAGAGGCGTGTAACGGCCACCCGTGCCCGTCTCCGGCGGGAAAGTGCCCGGTGAACGCCGTGAAGCTGGCGGTGTGCGCGGACGTGCTGGACGGGCTGATCCACGTGGTGCTGGGGCCGCAGCCACCCAAGCAGCCTTGCTGCTCCCTCATCTCCGGCCTCGTCGATCTGGACGCCGCCGCCTGCGTCTGCCTCGCCATCAACGCCAACGTCCTCGGCATCAACCTCGACATCGACGTCGACCTCACCCTGCTGCTCAACTACTGCGGCTGCAAGGTGCCCAAGGGCTTCACCTGCGCCTGA